The proteins below come from a single Aegilops tauschii subsp. strangulata cultivar AL8/78 chromosome 6, Aet v6.0, whole genome shotgun sequence genomic window:
- the LOC109734708 gene encoding bidirectional sugar transporter SWEET14: MGGLSLQHPWAFAFGLLGNVISFMTYLAPLPTFYQIYRSKSTQGFQSVPYVVALFSAMLWIYYALLKSDECLLITINSAGCVIETIYIIIYLTYAPKQAKLFTAKILLLLNVGVFGLILLLTLLLSEGEKRVVMLGWVCVGFSVSVFVAPLSVIRLVVRTRSVEFMPFSLSLSLTVSAVVWFLYGLLIKDKYVALPNILGFAFGVIQMGLYALYRNAMPSPAPKQVDDADAIKVPEHVIHIAKLGPAAAIELNTHNPMERGMPPPMEDNGLACASDMTKGGIDMVEKATRVEQV, from the exons ATGGGTGGTCTCTCTCTTCAGCACCCGTGGGCCTTTGCCTTTGGGCTCCTAG GCAACGTCATCTCGTTCATGACCTACCTGGCCCCACT GCCGACGTTCTACCAAATCTACCGGAGCAAGTCGACGCAGGGGTTCCAGTCGGTCCCTTATGTGGTGGCGCTCTTTAGCGCGATGTTGTGGATCTACTACGCGCTGCTCAAGTCTGACGAGTGCCTCCTCATCACCATCAACTCCGCCGGCTGTGTCATTGAGACCATCTACATCATCATCTACCTCACCTATGCACCAAAGCAAGCCAAG CTCTTCACGGCGAAGATCCTCCTCCTCCTGAATGTGGGTGTGTTCGGTCTTATCCTCCTCCTCACCCTACTCCTGTCGGAGGGTGAGAAGCGCGTCGTCATGCTCGGGTGGGTTTGCGTCGGCTTCTCTGTCAGCGTCTTCGTCGCGCCCCTCAGCGTCATC CGCCTTGTGGTGCGTACCCGGAGCGTGGAGTTCATGCCtttttccctctccctctccctcactGTCAGCGCCGTCGTCTGGTTCCTCTACGGCCTCCTCATCAAGGACAAATATGTTGCC CTGCCAAACATTCTTGGGTTTGCCTTCGGTGTGATTCAAATGGGGCTTTACGCCCTCTATCGCAACGCCATGCCTTCACCGGCTCCCAAGCAGGTGGACGATGCTGATGCCATCAAGGTGCCCGAGCATGTCATCCACATCGCTAAGCTTGGCCCAGCAGCTGCCATCGAGCTCAACACACACAATCCCATGGAACGGGGAATGCCACCGCCGATGGAGGATAACGGCTTGGCCTGCGCCAGCGACATGACCAAGGGGGGCATTGACATGGTTGAGAAGGCAACCCGCGTCGAGCAAGTCTAG